A single genomic interval of Legionella israelensis harbors:
- the plsY gene encoding glycerol-3-phosphate 1-O-acyltransferase PlsY, protein MSVLLFIFSVLLGYLLGSLCSAIIVSRMFSLPDPRLEGSKNPGATNVLRLAGKKYALIVLLFDALKGVIPVLLAKALGASPTTVAFTCLAAVAGHMFPVFFQYRGGKGVATAIGAFLALHFILGVTIIATWLIVANFTRYSSLGSIVSMCLAPFYSMLMLSNINTFPPLFFIAIFILYKHRNNITRLIDGTEPKIIFKSNVLAKLTASAREAKPEIEKSIQTTPKDQEKKEERTKRKKAKKKQEKPD, encoded by the coding sequence ATGTCAGTCCTGCTATTTATTTTCAGTGTTCTTTTGGGTTATTTACTTGGCTCACTCTGTTCGGCAATCATCGTCAGTCGCATGTTCTCTCTTCCCGATCCTCGTCTTGAGGGCTCCAAAAACCCGGGAGCCACGAATGTACTGCGGTTGGCAGGAAAAAAGTATGCACTTATTGTCCTTCTGTTTGATGCTTTGAAAGGCGTTATTCCCGTTTTGCTGGCCAAAGCGCTTGGTGCATCTCCTACCACAGTTGCATTTACCTGTCTTGCAGCGGTTGCAGGGCACATGTTTCCTGTCTTTTTTCAATATAGAGGCGGGAAAGGAGTGGCTACGGCAATAGGTGCATTTCTAGCATTACATTTCATTCTAGGCGTAACTATCATTGCCACATGGCTCATTGTTGCCAATTTCACCCGATATTCCTCATTGGGCTCCATTGTATCCATGTGCTTAGCTCCTTTTTATTCCATGCTCATGCTAAGCAACATTAATACTTTCCCTCCTCTTTTTTTCATCGCTATTTTTATCCTTTATAAACATAGAAACAACATCACTCGCCTAATTGATGGAACGGAACCCAAAATCATTTTCAAATCCAATGTCCTTGCCAAATTAACGGCATCAGCACGAGAAGCCAAACCTGAAATAGAAAAATCCATTCAAACAACACCAAAAGATCAGGAAAAGAAAGAGGAAAGAACAAAACGAAAAAAAGCAAAGAAAAAACAAGAAAAACCTGATTAA
- the hemW gene encoding radical SAM family heme chaperone HemW, giving the protein MPAVSLYIHIPWCIRKCLYCDFNSHKSPDTLPEESYIKALIQDLENDLKRFPVTKEISSVFIGGGTPSLFSATAFHDLFSRLQEMLNFSSSVEITLEANPGTVEQERFRDYRQAGINRLSLGIQSFNPFHLKALGRIHDEHQSHAAIESARLAGFDNINLDIMHSLPQQTVEEGLKDLQIALSYKPEHLSWYQLTIEPNTVFYKKQPILPSEDDSFQLEEQGLALLEQSGFQRYEISAFSQARQWSRHNLNYWLFGDYLGIGAGAHGKLTIGKDVFRTRKQRQPKDYLNPQKDFLAAVDKIDEENLLFEFMLNTTRLEQAIPFDLFFQKTGLSSSIFHCKLTEAINKKLIKVTPQHWQVTPLGRRYTNDLQSIFLPDELHKP; this is encoded by the coding sequence ATGCCTGCAGTTTCCTTATATATACACATTCCCTGGTGTATTCGCAAATGCCTTTATTGTGATTTTAATTCACATAAAAGTCCTGACACCCTTCCTGAAGAAAGCTATATAAAAGCCTTAATTCAGGATTTGGAAAATGATCTGAAACGATTTCCGGTGACAAAAGAAATCTCTTCCGTTTTTATCGGAGGCGGTACACCCAGCCTGTTTTCCGCAACAGCTTTTCATGATTTATTTTCTCGACTACAAGAGATGCTGAATTTTTCATCTTCTGTTGAGATCACCCTTGAGGCGAATCCCGGTACTGTGGAACAGGAGCGCTTCAGGGATTATCGTCAAGCAGGTATTAATCGACTATCCCTTGGAATACAAAGCTTTAATCCTTTTCACTTAAAAGCCTTGGGCCGTATTCATGATGAGCATCAATCTCACGCTGCCATCGAATCAGCCCGTCTTGCTGGATTTGACAATATTAATCTCGATATCATGCACAGTTTACCTCAGCAAACCGTAGAGGAGGGTTTAAAAGATTTACAAATTGCGCTCTCTTATAAGCCGGAACATCTTTCCTGGTATCAATTAACCATCGAACCCAATACGGTTTTTTATAAGAAACAACCCATACTACCTTCCGAGGATGACAGCTTTCAACTGGAAGAACAAGGATTGGCATTATTAGAGCAATCTGGTTTTCAACGATATGAAATCTCTGCTTTCAGTCAAGCGCGCCAATGGTCCAGGCATAACTTAAATTATTGGTTGTTTGGCGATTACTTAGGTATCGGAGCTGGTGCACATGGCAAACTAACGATTGGAAAGGATGTGTTTCGAACCCGTAAACAACGCCAGCCTAAAGATTATCTTAATCCACAGAAAGACTTTCTTGCTGCCGTGGATAAAATTGATGAGGAAAATCTCTTATTTGAATTCATGTTAAACACCACTCGTCTTGAGCAAGCCATTCCTTTTGATTTATTTTTTCAGAAAACTGGGCTATCTTCATCCATATTTCATTGCAAATTAACTGAAGCCATCAATAAAAAACTCATCAAGGTAACTCCTCAACATTGGCAGGTTACCCCGCTTGGCCGACGCTATACAAATGATTTACAATCGATTTTTTTACCGGATGAACTTCACAAGCCATAA
- the nudE gene encoding ADP compounds hydrolase NudE, whose product MREKPFCSKRTVIAKTRLFTIEEMQLKFANGAHRLYERIRSHGHGAVMMVAITPGQSLLLVREYAAGTDTYELAFPKGLVDSGESCLDAANRELQEEVGFAAKKLTWLRSMTLAPGYFGARLDLVVAQQLYPSVLPGDEPELPEVVEWPVTAMEDLLLRPDFTEARSIAALYLIKDWLNKKEK is encoded by the coding sequence ATGCGAGAGAAACCTTTTTGTTCGAAAAGAACAGTAATTGCAAAAACCCGATTATTTACTATCGAAGAAATGCAATTGAAATTTGCTAATGGAGCACATCGTCTATACGAGCGTATTCGCAGCCATGGGCACGGTGCGGTGATGATGGTTGCCATTACGCCAGGGCAATCCTTGTTGCTGGTCCGTGAGTATGCCGCGGGTACGGATACTTATGAATTGGCTTTTCCCAAAGGACTGGTGGACAGTGGCGAGTCATGTCTTGACGCAGCTAACAGGGAATTGCAGGAGGAAGTCGGTTTTGCTGCGAAGAAGCTGACCTGGTTAAGATCCATGACTCTTGCGCCAGGATATTTCGGTGCTCGACTGGATCTGGTGGTTGCACAGCAGTTGTACCCCTCTGTACTGCCAGGGGATGAGCCGGAGTTGCCGGAAGTGGTTGAATGGCCGGTAACAGCAATGGAAGATTTATTGCTAAGGCCGGACTTTACTGAAGCGCGCAGTATAGCGGCTTTATACTTAATTAAAGATTGGTTGAACAAGAAGGAAAAATAA
- a CDS encoding malate dehydrogenase has protein sequence MNERVRVAVTGAAGQIGYALLFRIASGQMFGPHTDVELNLLELEDALPALNGVAMELEDCAFPLLKRIVCTSELKTAMDGINWALLVGSVPRKQGMERADLLEINGGIFTKQGKAINNYASDDIRVFVVGNPCNTNCLIAKHHAKDIPDDRFFAMTTLDELRARTQLAKKADVDITAVNQMTIWGNHSSTQFPDFYNAKINGYSAAKVIDDESWLKNEFVSKVQQRGAEIIKARGSSSAASAANAIIVGVNNLIHDTADNESFSMCLSSEGEYGVNEGLIFSYPCRRVHSELRVVEDLPFNDYSQQKFNSTLDELRKERDTVKELGLLD, from the coding sequence ATGAATGAACGTGTAAGAGTTGCTGTGACCGGCGCTGCCGGACAGATTGGGTATGCTTTATTGTTCCGTATTGCTTCAGGTCAGATGTTTGGCCCACATACGGATGTGGAATTAAATCTGCTGGAACTTGAGGATGCACTGCCGGCACTCAACGGTGTTGCTATGGAGCTTGAAGATTGTGCTTTTCCCTTACTAAAGCGTATTGTTTGTACTTCCGAATTGAAAACCGCAATGGATGGCATTAACTGGGCCTTACTGGTGGGCTCTGTTCCTCGTAAACAAGGTATGGAACGTGCTGATTTATTGGAAATTAACGGTGGTATTTTCACCAAGCAGGGTAAAGCCATTAATAACTATGCCAGTGATGATATTCGTGTTTTTGTGGTGGGTAACCCTTGCAATACGAATTGCCTTATTGCCAAGCATCATGCCAAAGATATCCCGGATGATCGCTTTTTTGCAATGACGACTCTGGATGAATTACGTGCCAGAACTCAGCTGGCTAAAAAAGCAGACGTTGACATTACAGCCGTCAACCAGATGACGATTTGGGGTAATCATTCCTCAACTCAGTTCCCTGATTTTTATAATGCCAAAATTAATGGCTATTCAGCCGCAAAAGTCATCGATGATGAGTCTTGGCTAAAAAATGAGTTTGTCTCAAAAGTACAGCAACGGGGCGCTGAGATCATTAAGGCAAGAGGCTCCTCATCTGCCGCTTCTGCCGCCAACGCAATTATTGTGGGCGTGAATAATTTAATCCATGATACAGCAGATAATGAAAGTTTTTCCATGTGCCTGAGCTCTGAAGGTGAATATGGGGTGAATGAAGGTTTGATTTTCTCTTATCCTTGCCGCAGAGTTCATTCCGAGTTGCGCGTGGTAGAAGATTTGCCTTTTAATGACTATAGCCAGCAAAAATTTAATTCCACATTGGATGAATTACGCAAAGAGCGTGATACTGTCAAGGAATTAGGATTACTTGATTAA
- a CDS encoding superoxide dismutase family protein — MMKKYLIFLSTLIFSFNIYAAEISVKIYKTGNDKPIGDIQFKDTKYGLLVTPDLSQLPPGLHGLHLHQNPSCADKGQAAGGHFDPKKTNTHQGPYGKGHLGDLPVLYVNKEDKADVPTLAPRLKVKDLKGLTVMIHAGGDNYSDTPKLGGGGDRIACGVVKMSDNKKS; from the coding sequence ATCATGAAAAAATATTTGATTTTTCTTTCCACTTTAATATTTTCCTTCAATATATATGCTGCGGAGATTTCGGTAAAGATATACAAAACAGGAAATGACAAACCCATAGGTGATATTCAATTTAAAGACACCAAATACGGACTGCTGGTTACGCCTGATTTAAGCCAATTACCTCCTGGGCTTCATGGCTTACATTTACATCAAAATCCCAGTTGCGCTGATAAAGGGCAAGCCGCCGGTGGACACTTTGACCCCAAAAAAACCAATACTCACCAAGGCCCCTATGGAAAGGGACATTTAGGCGACCTACCTGTTCTTTATGTCAATAAAGAAGACAAGGCCGATGTACCTACACTGGCTCCCCGTTTGAAAGTAAAGGATTTAAAGGGTTTGACTGTCATGATTCATGCCGGTGGAGATAACTACAGTGATACTCCCAAGCTTGGCGGTGGCGGTGACCGCATTGCCTGTGGTGTTGTTAAAATGTCTGATAATAAAAAATCCTGA